In a genomic window of Nostoc sp. UHCC 0870:
- a CDS encoding class II aldolase/adducin family protein, whose amino-acid sequence MQLTTREKPNAPQPPTFNSITEARLHRQQRLAAAFRLFSRFGFDEGVAGHITVRDPENLNHFWVNPFGMHFGLIKVSDLILVNHEGEVIFGDRPVNRAAFAIHSQIHAARPDVVAAAHAHSLYGKSWSSLGRLLDPLTQDACSFYQDHSIFEEYTGVVLDPQEGQRIAQTLGQNKAMILQNHGLLTVGQTVDEAAWWFVAMERSCQAQLLAEAAGKPKLINPEFASVAHSQVGSSQMGWFSFQPLFDMIIHQEPDLLD is encoded by the coding sequence ATGCAACTTACAACTAGAGAAAAACCCAACGCACCTCAACCGCCAACTTTTAATTCTATTACCGAAGCCAGATTACATCGCCAACAACGTTTAGCAGCTGCTTTTCGCCTATTTTCTCGGTTTGGGTTTGATGAAGGCGTAGCAGGCCATATTACTGTTCGTGACCCAGAAAACTTAAATCATTTTTGGGTTAATCCTTTCGGGATGCACTTTGGCTTAATTAAAGTTAGTGACCTAATTTTAGTTAATCATGAAGGGGAAGTAATTTTTGGCGATCGCCCCGTTAATCGAGCTGCTTTTGCTATCCATTCCCAAATCCATGCAGCTCGTCCCGATGTGGTGGCGGCTGCTCATGCTCATTCGCTTTACGGCAAAAGCTGGTCTAGCCTGGGTCGTCTACTTGACCCCCTGACTCAAGATGCTTGCTCTTTTTACCAAGACCATAGTATTTTTGAGGAATATACTGGCGTAGTTCTCGACCCCCAAGAAGGTCAACGCATTGCTCAAACTTTAGGTCAGAATAAAGCCATGATTTTACAAAATCATGGTTTGTTAACAGTTGGACAAACAGTTGATGAGGCTGCTTGGTGGTTCGTCGCAATGGAACGTTCTTGTCAAGCTCAATTATTAGCTGAGGCTGCTGGTAAACCCAAATTAATCAACCCAGAGTTTGCTAGTGTGGCTCACAGTCAAGTAGGTTCATCACAAATGGGTTGGTTTAGTTTTCAGCCATTATTTGACATGATTATTCACCAAGAACCTGACTTGTTAGATTGA
- a CDS encoding ABC transporter ATP-binding protein: MRETVLEVRNLQVEFAGDGDTIKAVDGISFELRRGETLGIVGESGSGKSVTSLAVMGLLQHPGRVSGGEILFHHQENANPLNLVELSPKEMQLYRGGDIAMIFQEPMSSLNPVYNVGFQLTEAIQRHQNVTTEEAKQIAIAGLQEVKLLPSDEQLTQQYIDTWPQTNPNSPLDEYKVAQLVKQHKKSMLERYPHELSGGQLQRVMIAMAISCNPLLLIADEPTTALDVTVQATIIDLLRELQQVRDMALIFITHDLGLISEIADKVAVMYKGKVVEYGASEQIFKHPNHPYTKGLVACRPTLTHHPHKLLTVSDYMTVEETSTGQLLIQEKQPSPPPEISPEEIHTRLTQLEEKPPLLKIQNLQVGFPVRGVFGTKKRYNMAVNGVSFDVKPGETVGLVGESGCGKTTLGRTLLRLIEPMGGQIIFEGQDITNLKGEALQKLRREMQIVFQNPFSALDPRMKVGEAIAEPLLIHSVGKTKKQRLQRVAELLERVGLSADAINRYPHQFSGGQRQRICIARSLALNPKFIICDESVSALDVSVQAQVLNLLKELQEEFQLTYIFISHDLSVVKFMSDRILVMNRGEIVEQGTAESIYREPKEAYTQKLIASIPTGSPERIRSKL; the protein is encoded by the coding sequence ATGAGAGAAACTGTCCTAGAAGTTCGTAATCTCCAAGTAGAATTTGCCGGTGATGGGGATACTATCAAAGCCGTTGATGGTATTTCCTTTGAGCTAAGGCGAGGTGAAACTCTAGGAATTGTAGGAGAATCTGGTAGTGGTAAATCAGTCACATCCCTAGCGGTGATGGGTTTGTTGCAGCATCCTGGTAGGGTTAGCGGTGGGGAGATTTTGTTTCATCACCAAGAGAATGCTAATCCTTTAAATTTGGTGGAGTTATCGCCAAAGGAAATGCAGCTATATAGAGGCGGTGACATCGCCATGATTTTTCAAGAACCGATGAGTTCCCTGAACCCAGTTTATAATGTTGGGTTTCAGCTCACGGAAGCGATTCAACGTCACCAGAATGTCACTACAGAGGAAGCCAAACAAATTGCGATCGCAGGTCTACAAGAGGTTAAACTTTTGCCTAGTGATGAACAACTGACACAGCAATACATCGACACCTGGCCGCAAACTAACCCCAACTCTCCCCTTGATGAATATAAGGTGGCGCAGTTAGTTAAGCAGCATAAAAAATCAATGCTGGAACGCTACCCTCATGAACTGTCTGGGGGTCAACTACAACGGGTGATGATTGCAATGGCTATTTCTTGCAACCCTTTGCTACTAATTGCAGATGAACCAACTACAGCTTTAGATGTCACAGTCCAAGCGACAATCATTGACCTCCTCAGAGAATTGCAGCAAGTCCGTGACATGGCTTTGATTTTCATCACCCATGACTTGGGGTTAATTTCCGAAATTGCTGACAAAGTGGCGGTGATGTACAAAGGTAAAGTCGTGGAATACGGCGCATCGGAGCAAATTTTTAAGCATCCCAACCATCCCTATACTAAGGGTTTGGTTGCTTGTCGTCCCACACTCACCCACCATCCCCACAAACTACTTACAGTCTCTGATTATATGACTGTGGAGGAAACATCAACGGGGCAATTGTTGATTCAGGAAAAACAACCCTCACCACCACCAGAAATTTCCCCGGAAGAAATCCATACTAGATTGACACAGTTGGAAGAAAAGCCACCTCTATTAAAAATCCAGAATTTGCAAGTTGGTTTTCCTGTGCGGGGTGTGTTTGGTACTAAGAAACGCTACAACATGGCTGTTAACGGCGTTTCCTTTGATGTCAAACCAGGGGAAACGGTGGGACTAGTGGGAGAATCTGGTTGTGGTAAGACAACCTTGGGTAGAACCCTGTTAAGGTTAATTGAGCCGATGGGTGGACAGATTATCTTTGAGGGACAAGATATTACCAATCTCAAAGGCGAAGCATTGCAAAAACTGCGGCGGGAAATGCAAATTGTCTTTCAAAATCCTTTTAGCGCACTCGACCCCCGAATGAAGGTTGGGGAAGCAATTGCAGAACCTTTGTTAATTCACTCTGTAGGTAAAACCAAAAAACAACGCCTACAAAGGGTAGCAGAACTTTTAGAAAGAGTTGGTTTAAGTGCAGATGCAATCAACCGCTATCCACATCAGTTTTCTGGTGGTCAACGCCAAAGGATTTGTATTGCTCGTTCGTTAGCATTAAATCCTAAATTTATTATCTGTGATGAGTCAGTATCGGCGTTGGATGTTTCAGTACAGGCGCAGGTATTGAATTTACTCAAAGAATTGCAAGAAGAGTTTCAACTAACTTATATTTTCATTTCCCATGATTTAAGCGTTGTAAAATTTATGAGCGATCGCATTTTAGTCATGAATCGTGGTGAAATTGTCGAGCAAGGTACAGCCGAAAGTATCTACCGCGAACCCAAGGAAGCATATACACAAAAGCTAATTGCTTCTATTCCTACTGGTAGCCCGGAACGGATACGCTCTAAATTGTAG